Proteins from a single region of Syngnathus scovelli strain Florida chromosome 7, RoL_Ssco_1.2, whole genome shotgun sequence:
- the b3glcta gene encoding beta 3-glucosyltransferase a isoform X1: protein MIRDQQCQWHVAGLLLLSLGRMLLAAGSSEEASQTLEEDAHGIPARRLDLQQMVFVIQSQSNSFHARRAEKRREDLLQQAHAQSEKPPAVLLLHTLSDNEGDWSILPLLPYLSRTFGKNSSWMVFLEEETGVKTTRLVEALAKFDEKKEWFLGKPLHDDESTIIHHYAFAENPSVFKYPDFAAAWALSVPLLVRLANKVREEPLKSDFTIDLKHEVALYIWDNGNGPRLTAVPELCTELEDSPRAKFCATALRPEPPPCGEPVRQDNVFVAVKTCKKFHKERVPVIKKTWERDAVYLEYYSDHADASIPTIDLGVANTERGHCGKTFAILKRFVSGAVPDTEWLLIVDDDTLISLPRLRSLLSCYQPREAVYLGERYGYGLGQGGYSYITGGGGMVFSREAVARLLQSGCKCYSDDAPDDMVLGMCLNALDVPATHSPLFHQARPEDYSADLLAHQVPISFHKHWNSDPVVVFNQWLRDGRHKSPANESIKTEL from the exons ATGATTCGCGACCAGCAGTGCCAGTGGCACGTCGCGGGCTTGCTGTTGCTCTCCCTCG GTCGCATGCTCTTGGCCGCCGGCAGCTCCGAAGAAGCCTCGCAG ACTCTGGAAGAAGATGCGCACGGGATCCCTGCCAGGCGACTCG ATCTTCAGCAGATGGTGTTTGTCATCCAAAGTCAGAGCAACTCTTTCCACGCCAGGCGGGCTGAAAAACGGCGAGAGGATTTGCTCCAGCAGGCGCACGCTCAGTCCGAG AAACCGCCGGCGGTTTTGCTCCTTCACACTTTATCCGACAATGAGGGAGACTGGAGCATCCTTCCTCTGCTGCCTTA TTTGTCTCGCACCTTCGGCAAGAATTCCTCGTGGATGGTGTTCCTGGAAGAGGAGACCGGCGTAAAGACGACGAGGCTCGTCGAAGCGCTCGCCAAGTTTGACGAGAAAAAA GAATGGTTCCTGGGGAAGCCGCTCCACGACGACGAGTCGACCATCATTCATCACTACGCCTTTGCCGAGAACCCGTCCGTCTTCAAATACCCCGACTTTGCTGCCGCCTGGGCCTTAAGTGTCCCCCTGCTAGTCCG gctcGCCAACAAAGTCCGAGAGGAGCCACTGAAATCGGACTTCACCATCGACCTGAAACACGAA GTGGCCTTGTACATTTGGGACAACGGCAACGGTCCTCGTTTGACCGCCGTGCCCGAGCTGTGCACGGAGCTCGAGGACTCCCCGAGGGCCAAGTTCTGCGCCACCGCGCTGCGCCCCGAGCCCCCCCCTTGC GGTGAGCCGGTACGTCAGGACAACGTCTTTGTCGCCGTGAAAACATGCAAGAAGTTTCACAAAGAACGAG TGCCCGTCATCAAGAAGACTTGGGAGAGGGACGCCGTCTACCTGGAGTACTACAGCGACCACGCCGACGCTTCCATACCCACCATCGATTTGGGAGTCGCCAACACCGAGAGAG GTCACTGCGGGAAAACGTTCGCCATCCTCAAAAGATTCGTCAGCGGCGCCGTCCCCGACACCGAGTGGCTCCTCATTGTGGACGACGACACGCTGATCAG cctcCCCAGACTGCGATCGTTGCTCAGCTGCTACCAGCCGCGGGAAGCCGTGTATCTGGGCGAGCGCTACGGCTACGGCCTCGGCCAGGGAGGCTACAGCTACATCACGGGAGGCGGCGG catggtgttcagCAGGGAAGCGGTGGCGCGGCTCCTGCAAAGCGGCTGCAAATGTTACAGCGACGACGCTCCCGACGACATGGTGCTGGGAATGTGCCTCAACGCTCTCGACGTTCCCGCCACGCACAGTCCGCTTTTCCATCAG gcccggccggaggactatTCAGCGGACTTACTTGCTCACCAGGTGCCCATTTCTTTCCACAAACATTGGAACAGCGACCCCGTAGTGGTCTTTAACCAATGGCTGAGGGACGGCCGCCATAAAAGCCCGGCCAATGAAAGCATCAAGACGGAGCtgtga
- the b3glcta gene encoding beta 3-glucosyltransferase a isoform X2 has translation MLLAAGSSEEASQTLEEDAHGIPARRLDLQQMVFVIQSQSNSFHARRAEKRREDLLQQAHAQSEKPPAVLLLHTLSDNEGDWSILPLLPYLSRTFGKNSSWMVFLEEETGVKTTRLVEALAKFDEKKEWFLGKPLHDDESTIIHHYAFAENPSVFKYPDFAAAWALSVPLLVRLANKVREEPLKSDFTIDLKHEVALYIWDNGNGPRLTAVPELCTELEDSPRAKFCATALRPEPPPCGEPVRQDNVFVAVKTCKKFHKERVPVIKKTWERDAVYLEYYSDHADASIPTIDLGVANTERGHCGKTFAILKRFVSGAVPDTEWLLIVDDDTLISLPRLRSLLSCYQPREAVYLGERYGYGLGQGGYSYITGGGGMVFSREAVARLLQSGCKCYSDDAPDDMVLGMCLNALDVPATHSPLFHQARPEDYSADLLAHQVPISFHKHWNSDPVVVFNQWLRDGRHKSPANESIKTEL, from the exons ATGCTCTTGGCCGCCGGCAGCTCCGAAGAAGCCTCGCAG ACTCTGGAAGAAGATGCGCACGGGATCCCTGCCAGGCGACTCG ATCTTCAGCAGATGGTGTTTGTCATCCAAAGTCAGAGCAACTCTTTCCACGCCAGGCGGGCTGAAAAACGGCGAGAGGATTTGCTCCAGCAGGCGCACGCTCAGTCCGAG AAACCGCCGGCGGTTTTGCTCCTTCACACTTTATCCGACAATGAGGGAGACTGGAGCATCCTTCCTCTGCTGCCTTA TTTGTCTCGCACCTTCGGCAAGAATTCCTCGTGGATGGTGTTCCTGGAAGAGGAGACCGGCGTAAAGACGACGAGGCTCGTCGAAGCGCTCGCCAAGTTTGACGAGAAAAAA GAATGGTTCCTGGGGAAGCCGCTCCACGACGACGAGTCGACCATCATTCATCACTACGCCTTTGCCGAGAACCCGTCCGTCTTCAAATACCCCGACTTTGCTGCCGCCTGGGCCTTAAGTGTCCCCCTGCTAGTCCG gctcGCCAACAAAGTCCGAGAGGAGCCACTGAAATCGGACTTCACCATCGACCTGAAACACGAA GTGGCCTTGTACATTTGGGACAACGGCAACGGTCCTCGTTTGACCGCCGTGCCCGAGCTGTGCACGGAGCTCGAGGACTCCCCGAGGGCCAAGTTCTGCGCCACCGCGCTGCGCCCCGAGCCCCCCCCTTGC GGTGAGCCGGTACGTCAGGACAACGTCTTTGTCGCCGTGAAAACATGCAAGAAGTTTCACAAAGAACGAG TGCCCGTCATCAAGAAGACTTGGGAGAGGGACGCCGTCTACCTGGAGTACTACAGCGACCACGCCGACGCTTCCATACCCACCATCGATTTGGGAGTCGCCAACACCGAGAGAG GTCACTGCGGGAAAACGTTCGCCATCCTCAAAAGATTCGTCAGCGGCGCCGTCCCCGACACCGAGTGGCTCCTCATTGTGGACGACGACACGCTGATCAG cctcCCCAGACTGCGATCGTTGCTCAGCTGCTACCAGCCGCGGGAAGCCGTGTATCTGGGCGAGCGCTACGGCTACGGCCTCGGCCAGGGAGGCTACAGCTACATCACGGGAGGCGGCGG catggtgttcagCAGGGAAGCGGTGGCGCGGCTCCTGCAAAGCGGCTGCAAATGTTACAGCGACGACGCTCCCGACGACATGGTGCTGGGAATGTGCCTCAACGCTCTCGACGTTCCCGCCACGCACAGTCCGCTTTTCCATCAG gcccggccggaggactatTCAGCGGACTTACTTGCTCACCAGGTGCCCATTTCTTTCCACAAACATTGGAACAGCGACCCCGTAGTGGTCTTTAACCAATGGCTGAGGGACGGCCGCCATAAAAGCCCGGCCAATGAAAGCATCAAGACGGAGCtgtga
- the b3glcta gene encoding beta 3-glucosyltransferase a isoform X3, with amino-acid sequence MVFVIQSQSNSFHARRAEKRREDLLQQAHAQSEKPPAVLLLHTLSDNEGDWSILPLLPYLSRTFGKNSSWMVFLEEETGVKTTRLVEALAKFDEKKEWFLGKPLHDDESTIIHHYAFAENPSVFKYPDFAAAWALSVPLLVRLANKVREEPLKSDFTIDLKHEVALYIWDNGNGPRLTAVPELCTELEDSPRAKFCATALRPEPPPCGEPVRQDNVFVAVKTCKKFHKERVPVIKKTWERDAVYLEYYSDHADASIPTIDLGVANTERGHCGKTFAILKRFVSGAVPDTEWLLIVDDDTLISLPRLRSLLSCYQPREAVYLGERYGYGLGQGGYSYITGGGGMVFSREAVARLLQSGCKCYSDDAPDDMVLGMCLNALDVPATHSPLFHQARPEDYSADLLAHQVPISFHKHWNSDPVVVFNQWLRDGRHKSPANESIKTEL; translated from the exons ATGGTGTTTGTCATCCAAAGTCAGAGCAACTCTTTCCACGCCAGGCGGGCTGAAAAACGGCGAGAGGATTTGCTCCAGCAGGCGCACGCTCAGTCCGAG AAACCGCCGGCGGTTTTGCTCCTTCACACTTTATCCGACAATGAGGGAGACTGGAGCATCCTTCCTCTGCTGCCTTA TTTGTCTCGCACCTTCGGCAAGAATTCCTCGTGGATGGTGTTCCTGGAAGAGGAGACCGGCGTAAAGACGACGAGGCTCGTCGAAGCGCTCGCCAAGTTTGACGAGAAAAAA GAATGGTTCCTGGGGAAGCCGCTCCACGACGACGAGTCGACCATCATTCATCACTACGCCTTTGCCGAGAACCCGTCCGTCTTCAAATACCCCGACTTTGCTGCCGCCTGGGCCTTAAGTGTCCCCCTGCTAGTCCG gctcGCCAACAAAGTCCGAGAGGAGCCACTGAAATCGGACTTCACCATCGACCTGAAACACGAA GTGGCCTTGTACATTTGGGACAACGGCAACGGTCCTCGTTTGACCGCCGTGCCCGAGCTGTGCACGGAGCTCGAGGACTCCCCGAGGGCCAAGTTCTGCGCCACCGCGCTGCGCCCCGAGCCCCCCCCTTGC GGTGAGCCGGTACGTCAGGACAACGTCTTTGTCGCCGTGAAAACATGCAAGAAGTTTCACAAAGAACGAG TGCCCGTCATCAAGAAGACTTGGGAGAGGGACGCCGTCTACCTGGAGTACTACAGCGACCACGCCGACGCTTCCATACCCACCATCGATTTGGGAGTCGCCAACACCGAGAGAG GTCACTGCGGGAAAACGTTCGCCATCCTCAAAAGATTCGTCAGCGGCGCCGTCCCCGACACCGAGTGGCTCCTCATTGTGGACGACGACACGCTGATCAG cctcCCCAGACTGCGATCGTTGCTCAGCTGCTACCAGCCGCGGGAAGCCGTGTATCTGGGCGAGCGCTACGGCTACGGCCTCGGCCAGGGAGGCTACAGCTACATCACGGGAGGCGGCGG catggtgttcagCAGGGAAGCGGTGGCGCGGCTCCTGCAAAGCGGCTGCAAATGTTACAGCGACGACGCTCCCGACGACATGGTGCTGGGAATGTGCCTCAACGCTCTCGACGTTCCCGCCACGCACAGTCCGCTTTTCCATCAG gcccggccggaggactatTCAGCGGACTTACTTGCTCACCAGGTGCCCATTTCTTTCCACAAACATTGGAACAGCGACCCCGTAGTGGTCTTTAACCAATGGCTGAGGGACGGCCGCCATAAAAGCCCGGCCAATGAAAGCATCAAGACGGAGCtgtga
- the LOC125972800 gene encoding transmembrane protease serine 13 produces MARLNPDDLPPPYYSVAVHTQPPLKSYEEVVYGVAPGPPPANQPHYIPQYAPPVAAPQVTQLSSPPRSRKRGCCKNNAQCYGGSCAAFILIALLAVAIWIGVQYGTRVFTQDSNNNNNIDDDQQDVNIDDNQSVLIRDTCPDNATNCDGINDCELGSDEMNCVRLAVSNRLEVRTAQDGRFLPVCFNGWDQNIADRTCTQLGFQKSYSYTNITNQDSIGLTVTNSVSESIQSQVEVSSSCPDQSAVSLQCVDCGRQQSTSRIVGGTVADRGQWPWQLTLHFRGSHVCGGVLIAPDFVLTAAHCFPRSNPVSLWPQLWKVYAGVTSLDNLPPALEVEKIILNENYNNLTNDQDIALLKLATEVDFNDDIHPACLPLTAQRFRSGTACWTSGFGTTVAGSGVVSNELMEVTVDLISMAECNNPLVYGGAVTNNMICAGHLEGGRDSCQGDSGGPLVCQNDDMWYLVGITSWGAGCAEQNKPGVYTRVSRFLPWIYTNMQYLRL; encoded by the exons ATGGCAAGGCTAAATCCG GACGATCTCCCGCCCCCTTACTACTCTGTCGCTGTGCACACTCAGCCCCCCCTCAAGTCTTATGAAGAGGTTGTGTATGGCGTGGCGCCAGGCCCCCCCCCTGCCAACCAGCCTCATTACATCCCTCAGTATGCACCACCTGTGGCCGCTCCCCAAGTAACACAATTAAGTTCAC CCCCCAGGAGCAGAAAAAGAGGATGCTGTAAGAATAATGCGCAGTGTTACGGAGGCTCATGCGCTGCCTTTATTCTCATCGCCCTGCTGGCTGTTGCCATATGGATCGGAG TGCAATATGGCACCAGGGTGTTTACGCAAGAcagcaataacaacaacaacatcgaCGACGATCAGCAAGATGTAAACATCGATGATAACCAGTCTGTATTGATACGTGACACCTGCCCCGATAATGCAACAAACTGTGATGGGATTAACGACTGCGAGCTGGGCTCTGATGAAATGAACTGTG TGAGGCTTGCGGTTAGTAATCGTCTGGAagtcaggaccgcccaagacggCCGCTTTCTTCCCGTCTGCTTCAACGGTTGGGACCAGAACATTGCTGACCGAACGTGCACCCAACTTGGGTTTCAAAA ATCTTACAGCTATACAAATATCACAAACCAAGACTCCATTGGACTAACAGTGACGAACAGCGTGTCCGAATCCATCCAAAGTCAAGTTGAAGTCAG TTCTTCTTGTCCAGATCAGAGTGCAGTCTCCCTGCAGTGCGTCG ATTGTGGCAGGCAACAGTCTACATCTCGCATCGTAGGGGGCACCGTTGCAGACAGGGGTCAGTGGCCGTGGCAGTTAACGCTGCACTTTCGAGGGTCCCACGTGTGCGGAGGGGTCCTGATCGCTCCGGATTTTGTGCTAACCGCCGCTCACTGCTTCCCAAG GAGCAACCCCGTATCGCTCTGGCCACAGCTCTGGAAAGTGTATGCAGGTGTGACGTCTCTGGACAATTTACCTCCGGCCTTGGAGGTGGAGAAGATCATCCTCAATGAGAATTACAACAACCTGACCAACGATCAAGACATCGCTCTGCTCAAACTTGCAACTGAGGTCGACTTTAACG ATGATATTCACCCGGCGTGCCTGCCACTTACCGCACAGCGGTTCCGCTCTGGCACTGCCTGTTGGACGTCGGGTTTTGGTACCACTGTGGCAGGATCGG GCGTAGTGTCCAACGAGCTGATGGAGGTCACTGTTGACCTCATTAGCATGGCAGAGTGCAACAACCCTTTGGTGTATGGGGGCGCTGTGACGAATAACATGATCTGTGCCGGACACTTGGAGGGAGGCAGAGATTCCTGTCAG GGCGACAGCGGTGGACCGCTGGTGTGTCAGAATGATGATATGTGGTACCTGGTGGGTATCACCAGCTGGGGGGCCGGGTGCGCTGAGCAAAACAAGCCGGGTGTTTACACCAGGGTGAGCCGTTTTCTGCCCTGGATCTACACCAACATGCAG TACCTAAGACTGTAA
- the il10ra gene encoding interleukin-10 receptor subunit alpha isoform X2 has translation MMTSVEVHGITMSNNRLVVALVLLSIINFVSGVGVPQVDALAVNVLDGEVVVLWKQPRNTTPDLKYNVQMAKLAGEWAMVLSCTNITNTYCHLSGLIHDYGAGYKVRVQTVDGANKSGWTVKKFLPNGSKLQPPSFTLYATSSTITVHVHQKPILRKLFPYGVTYIIHLEEKSRIDKVEAKEPIMAYLIDNENQGSKTFTHLRWGVEYCVSMMVEGNGALSKSDLSLEQCLLLPEQEWFIISVSSLTVLGVLAVAAILVVGLFCHLKRPAKMPAALKSPVRGWHPLTLGEGPIEVVTDKGWFLTSSRTEVKNFAEIPQNKGTLRVLRKQDDRASLDSGVSMECNATEKQDRSPQRRQDDSGCGSMGETVYPHQDDTMQTRWKESEVGLGLESSIVNTTGQDSGSQFDNYRKQSPALQSHLDERSKQILPSPVLADVIPGYRAGPQSCICSGADQCSWCLKRIVQEDTTIRKHKILLSKEDILNDTRTQSETTLGFPLLTSLTQGIDVNMNTVAICDLLDTD, from the exons ATGATGACATCGGTGGAAGTACATGGAATAACTATGAGTAACAATAGGCTTGTTGTTGCTCTTGTGCTTCTTTCTATCATCAATTTTGTGTCAG GAGTGGGCGTCCCGCAGGTTGACGCACTGGCCGTGAATGTTCTGGATGGCGAGGTGGTCGTTCTTTGGAAGCAACCCCGAAACACCACACCTGACCTCAAGTACAATGTGCAAATGGCAAA GCTTGCTGGTGAATGGGCCATGGTGCTTAGCTGCACAAATATTACAAATACCTACTGCCACCTGAGTGGTCTCATACATGACTATGGAGCTGGCTATAAGGTCCGGGTCCAAACAGTTGACGGAGCCAACAAGTCAGGGTGGACAGTGAAGAAATTCCTCCCCAATGGAA GCAAGCTTCAACCTCCTTCCTTCACGTTATACGCTACCTCCAGCACCATAACAGTCCACGTTCATCAAAAACCTATCCTCAGAAAGCTCTTTCCTTATGGGGTTACTTACATCATCCACCTGGAAGAAAAAAGCAGAATTGACAAAGTGGAAGCCAAA GAGCCAATAATGGCGTACCTGATAGATAATGAAAATCAGGGGTCTAAAACTTTCACACATCTCCGGTGGGGGGTCGAATACTGCGTCAGTATGATGGTGGAGGGAAACGGCGCTTTGTCCAAGAGCGATTTATCCCTAGAACAATGCCTCCTGCTTCCAGAACAAG AATGGTTCATAATTTCGGTGTCATCCCTGACGGTTCTGGGCGTGTTGgctgtggcggccattttggttgtCGGTCTATTTTGTCACCTGAAACGTCCGGCGAAAATGCCTGCTGCATTG AAATCCCCTGTTCGTGGCTGGCATCCACTCACTCTTGGAGAAGGGCCAATAGAAGTGGTCACAGACAAAGGTTGGTTCCTGACAAGCAGCAGAACAGAAGTGAAAAACTTTGCAGAAATTCCTCAGAACAAGGGGACACTTCGCGTTTTGAGAAAACAGGACGACAGGGCAAGCCTTGACAGCGGCGTTAGCATGGAGTGCAACGCTACAGAAAAACAAGACAGAAGTCCACAAAGGAGACAAGATGATAGCGGTTGCGGGAGCATGGGAGAAACGGTGTATCCCCATCAGGATGACACCATGCAGACAAGGTGGAAGGAAAGCGAGGTGGGACTCGGATTGGAATCCTCGATTGTGAACACAACGGGTCAGGACAGCGGATCCCAGTTTGACAATTATCGCAAGCAGAGCCCCGCATTACAAAGTCACCTCGACGAGAGGTCGAAACAAATCCTTCCCAGTCCAGTTTTGGCCGACGTGATCCCGGGCTACCGGGCAGGGCCTCAGTCATGTATCTGCTCCGGGGCAGATCAGTGCTCCTGGTGCCTCAAACGCATCGTCCAGGAGGATACAACAATCCGAAAGCATAAAATCCTGCTGAGCAAGGAAGACATTTTAAATGATACAAGGACACAGTCGGAAACGACATTGGGTTTCCCTTTGTTAACATCTCTGACGCAAGGAATAGACGTCAACATGAACACTGTGGCCATTTGCGACTTACTGGATACCGATTGA
- the il10ra gene encoding interleukin-10 receptor subunit alpha isoform X1, with amino-acid sequence MMTSVEVHGITMSNNRLVVALVLLSIINFVSGVGVPQVDALAVNVLDGEVVVLWKQPRNTTPDLKYNVQMAKYVFHYKYNQPTSRWVQFLTDMICAIRLAGEWAMVLSCTNITNTYCHLSGLIHDYGAGYKVRVQTVDGANKSGWTVKKFLPNGSKLQPPSFTLYATSSTITVHVHQKPILRKLFPYGVTYIIHLEEKSRIDKVEAKEPIMAYLIDNENQGSKTFTHLRWGVEYCVSMMVEGNGALSKSDLSLEQCLLLPEQEWFIISVSSLTVLGVLAVAAILVVGLFCHLKRPAKMPAALKSPVRGWHPLTLGEGPIEVVTDKGWFLTSSRTEVKNFAEIPQNKGTLRVLRKQDDRASLDSGVSMECNATEKQDRSPQRRQDDSGCGSMGETVYPHQDDTMQTRWKESEVGLGLESSIVNTTGQDSGSQFDNYRKQSPALQSHLDERSKQILPSPVLADVIPGYRAGPQSCICSGADQCSWCLKRIVQEDTTIRKHKILLSKEDILNDTRTQSETTLGFPLLTSLTQGIDVNMNTVAICDLLDTD; translated from the exons ATGATGACATCGGTGGAAGTACATGGAATAACTATGAGTAACAATAGGCTTGTTGTTGCTCTTGTGCTTCTTTCTATCATCAATTTTGTGTCAG GAGTGGGCGTCCCGCAGGTTGACGCACTGGCCGTGAATGTTCTGGATGGCGAGGTGGTCGTTCTTTGGAAGCAACCCCGAAACACCACACCTGACCTCAAGTACAATGTGCAAATGGCAAAGTATGTTTTCCACTATAAATACAATCAACCAACATCCAGGTGGGTCCAGTTTTTGACAGATATGATTTGTGCTATCAGGCTTGCTGGTGAATGGGCCATGGTGCTTAGCTGCACAAATATTACAAATACCTACTGCCACCTGAGTGGTCTCATACATGACTATGGAGCTGGCTATAAGGTCCGGGTCCAAACAGTTGACGGAGCCAACAAGTCAGGGTGGACAGTGAAGAAATTCCTCCCCAATGGAA GCAAGCTTCAACCTCCTTCCTTCACGTTATACGCTACCTCCAGCACCATAACAGTCCACGTTCATCAAAAACCTATCCTCAGAAAGCTCTTTCCTTATGGGGTTACTTACATCATCCACCTGGAAGAAAAAAGCAGAATTGACAAAGTGGAAGCCAAA GAGCCAATAATGGCGTACCTGATAGATAATGAAAATCAGGGGTCTAAAACTTTCACACATCTCCGGTGGGGGGTCGAATACTGCGTCAGTATGATGGTGGAGGGAAACGGCGCTTTGTCCAAGAGCGATTTATCCCTAGAACAATGCCTCCTGCTTCCAGAACAAG AATGGTTCATAATTTCGGTGTCATCCCTGACGGTTCTGGGCGTGTTGgctgtggcggccattttggttgtCGGTCTATTTTGTCACCTGAAACGTCCGGCGAAAATGCCTGCTGCATTG AAATCCCCTGTTCGTGGCTGGCATCCACTCACTCTTGGAGAAGGGCCAATAGAAGTGGTCACAGACAAAGGTTGGTTCCTGACAAGCAGCAGAACAGAAGTGAAAAACTTTGCAGAAATTCCTCAGAACAAGGGGACACTTCGCGTTTTGAGAAAACAGGACGACAGGGCAAGCCTTGACAGCGGCGTTAGCATGGAGTGCAACGCTACAGAAAAACAAGACAGAAGTCCACAAAGGAGACAAGATGATAGCGGTTGCGGGAGCATGGGAGAAACGGTGTATCCCCATCAGGATGACACCATGCAGACAAGGTGGAAGGAAAGCGAGGTGGGACTCGGATTGGAATCCTCGATTGTGAACACAACGGGTCAGGACAGCGGATCCCAGTTTGACAATTATCGCAAGCAGAGCCCCGCATTACAAAGTCACCTCGACGAGAGGTCGAAACAAATCCTTCCCAGTCCAGTTTTGGCCGACGTGATCCCGGGCTACCGGGCAGGGCCTCAGTCATGTATCTGCTCCGGGGCAGATCAGTGCTCCTGGTGCCTCAAACGCATCGTCCAGGAGGATACAACAATCCGAAAGCATAAAATCCTGCTGAGCAAGGAAGACATTTTAAATGATACAAGGACACAGTCGGAAACGACATTGGGTTTCCCTTTGTTAACATCTCTGACGCAAGGAATAGACGTCAACATGAACACTGTGGCCATTTGCGACTTACTGGATACCGATTGA